The genomic window TGAATTTGTTTCCGAATATGTTCCTGCATTGAAAGATCAGgcaaaatttgaattgaaacCTTACTTGTTTACGGGTATTTTACAAACTATCTATTTAAGTGCAGCTGATTTCTCCAAGAAATTCCCAGTATTTTATGGTAGAGAAATTGTAGAATTTTCTGATAAAGGTGTTTGTACTGCTGATTGGGTCATGCCAGCATGGGAAACCAAatatcaattgaataaagaaaCTGCTAGCTTCGATAAAGtgaattttaataaagatgaagtAGAAACCCATCCAGAAGGTTGGCCGCGTCTCCAACCACGTACCAGATATTTAACCGAGAGTGAATTAGCATCTGTCCACCAGGATGACCGCCCATTGGTCGTTTGTTGTCATGGATTGGCTGGTGGTTCTCATGAACCCATTATTAGATCTTTGACCCAAAATTTGACTAGATCTGGTAGATTTGAAGTCGTTGTCTTAAACACCCGTGGTTGTGCTCGTTCAAAAATCACTACACGTAACCTATTTACTGCGTTCCATACTATGGATCTTCGTGAATTCGTCAACAAGGAACATGCTAAAACTCCCaatagaaaaatatacGCTGTTGGATTTTCATTCGGTGCTACAATGTTGGCTAATTACTTAGGTGAAGAAGGTGAAAAGACACCAATAACCGCCGCTGCTGTTCTATGTAATCCATGGGATATGGTACAATCAGGTATTAAGACCAGCGACGATTTTTGGacaaaaaatatcttttcCAAGAAGATTGTAGATTTCTTAACGAGAGTAGTGAAGGTCAATATGGCTGAGTTAGAAGTTCCAGAAGGTTCTAAACCAGATCATACACCAACTGTCAAAAATCCATCATATTATACATTCACTCGTTCCAATTTAGAGAAAGGGAAAGATTTCCAATACATTTCTGATTTCGATGATATTTTCACAGCACCTGCTTTAGGTTTTAAAAGTGCATTAGAATACTATGCAGCAGCTGGGTCAATTCATAGATTACCAGATATTAAAGTTCCGTTATTAGTAATGAACTCTACGGATGACCCAGTTGTTGGGTCAGATCCAATTCCAGACCATGTCATTGACTCCAACaaacatttattattgtgTGAAACAGATATTGGTGGTCATCTAGCATACttagataaaaatgatgattctTGGTCGACAAAGCAAATCTCTGacttttttgaaaagtttgATGAATATGCTCTATAAATTTAATCTTTAAGGACTTTTTCTGACATGCCTGATTATATCCATAGAAAAATCAAGATAGAGAACTTCATATCCTGTATAAATCAACACATATGCTATTCTTACGACTGGCGATATATGCTTTTACTTTACTTAACTACTTAGTATACTGAAGTAAAAGTTCAACTTAAAAAAACATTATATAGTTCTTTATACTCGCTTCTCTATACCCCAATGATTTCTCAATTTCATCAGAATCGGAGCTGCTTCAATTATGATTAATTAATAGTGGGCCAAATTTCTACGTAATATTTCCTACTCCTCAAGTTACCAAGTGTAGGGTCCTTTAGCGTTATTGAAGGTTTCAGTTGGTACTGCAGAAATTACCTTTCTCCCTCATCAGTTCGATATGATTAAGTCCATAGAAGGTAACTGTTGATTTCTGAGCTAGAAATcctaatttagaaaatataattaGTCGTTTTCCTTGTTCGAAGAAACTCCTATCAATTAATGtggttcttctttttcttgaagCACCCTTAAGCAATTTTCCCAAACCTTGATGCGGATCATAGAGCAAAAGTACCGAATAACATTTCCCTTTTCTCCTTCctctttctctttctctttatGTCCCCTTTTGTGTATGATGTTTTCTATGATGTTTTCTATGATcttttcctctttttctttacatATACTAGCGGCTCTTTCTTATCGCGAGTTGAAGGTAATTTATTATGTACACTTTAAATGTAAGTCCTCTAAACTACAGACGTTGCATTCTGTATGAAATAATAAGGGCAAAGTATAGAACAAATCCCTCAGATTACAACTCTAATAATCTGCTACGATAGCACTGATTGAACATAAGGGGGGAAATGAACGATAAAAGTGCTGGTCTGATCATACTGCTCGCTACTTGGACAATAACTATCGGCTCAGGCATCTCTTTCCTGTATCTGCGGAATGATCCATCGAaaatgtattatttatgTTGGATATTGATTTCTCCAACAATGTTTTGGGTTTGGACCTTTATAGCATGGTTCAATGCAGAAATGTTCAGAAACGCAAAAGTTCTTCCAATTGACAATACTGATAAAGACTGAAAACTTAGGCACTTCATGAGAAACTGATCTGTAAATCGCATTTCCCCTGTTGATGACAGACATTATAGTCTACCGATACATGGTTTCTATGAAGTAACGTTTGCAAAACAAATCGTAAACAAAGGAAACACAGGACTTATATATGTCACATTTTATACACCAGGGTCCCGTCTGAAACACAAATGTGGATGTAAGGCTCACCTGACCGGCTAAGTTACTGACAATAACTTAAAAACTAGATTAAAGGAGGAATCAATTCCTCTATTTTAGTTACACCATctatattcattaatatttatatttacaaattttttctttctaatattatttactTCATTTCTATAACAaatgttttttgtttaccaatcttcattaacaaaactttattatcaattagGTATGGATCCCAATTTGTAAGGCTCTCACTGACTTTAATTTGATCCGAATGCAAGTAAATAGAACCTTGGGAGATTTTCCGTTTGGCAGCGGACTTGGAATCATTAGTTAATCTAGCGAGTAAGTCAATAAGATTCTCTGATTTGTTGGCATGCTGTAAAATTCGAGCTTTACTACATAGTTCAATCAATCTGCTGGCATCCAATTTTTCATGACGCTTAAGTTTCCCAAACAAAACATTAGAGACTTCTTCCGCTTCATTACTTGCATCTACACCATGTAACAGTTCAGTAACCTCCTTTGctaaaatattttgtcCTTTCCTCAAATGGGGTGATCGAAGATGATCTGCCACTATAGATTGAATCTTTCCTCTTGGTAAAAGAGTGAAAATTTGCAGAAATCTCGCAATATCTGCATCTTCCGTATTATAAAAGAACTggaatatttcaaaaggTGTATTTATTTCTGGATCTATAAATACGGCATTCCCAGCACTTTTCCCAAACTTTTCACCATTAGCTGTGGAAAGCAGAGGCGTCGTAACTGCAAACGCAGGCAACTCTTTACTTTTAGGCTCTAATCTACCGATAAGGTCCAGACCAGCTGTAATATTACCCCATTGATCGTTCCCACCTACTTGAATGGAGACATTATGTTCCTTATACAAATGGAAGA from Naumovozyma dairenensis CBS 421 chromosome 3, complete genome includes these protein-coding regions:
- the EHT1 gene encoding medium-chain fatty acid ethyl ester synthase/esterase (similar to Saccharomyces cerevisiae EHT1 (YBR177C) and EEB1 (YPL095C); ancestral locus Anc_8.574) yields the protein MSQISRYPLIKPWNWGYHGTVTQITSKDGSIEIPLKEKNKSIPLDEFVSEYVPALKDQAKFELKPYLFTGILQTIYLSAADFSKKFPVFYGREIVEFSDKGVCTADWVMPAWETKYQLNKETASFDKVNFNKDEVETHPEGWPRLQPRTRYLTESELASVHQDDRPLVVCCHGLAGGSHEPIIRSLTQNLTRSGRFEVVVLNTRGCARSKITTRNLFTAFHTMDLREFVNKEHAKTPNRKIYAVGFSFGATMLANYLGEEGEKTPITAAAVLCNPWDMVQSGIKTSDDFWTKNIFSKKIVDFLTRVVKVNMAELEVPEGSKPDHTPTVKNPSYYTFTRSNLEKGKDFQYISDFDDIFTAPALGFKSALEYYAAAGSIHRLPDIKVPLLVMNSTDDPVVGSDPIPDHVIDSNKHLLLCETDIGGHLAYLDKNDDSWSTKQISDFFEKFDEYAL
- the ERI1 gene encoding Eri1p (similar to Saccharomyces cerevisiae ERI1 (YPL096C-A); ancestral locus Anc_8.576), with product MNDKSAGLIILLATWTITIGSGISFLYLRNDPSKMYYLCWILISPTMFWVWTFIAWFNAEMFRNAKVLPIDNTDKD
- the MSY1 gene encoding tyrosine--tRNA ligase MSY1 (similar to Saccharomyces cerevisiae MSY1 (YPL097W); ancestral locus Anc_8.577), producing the protein MFLRRYLSTPSVLRENLIKELQLRGLIAQISKPEKWLVEKLQSRDNGNNNKVKLYCGVDPTAKSLHLGNLVPLMVLLNFYVRGHSVVTLVGGATGRVGDPSGRITERSEMATDIRANNIEAISEQLVRFFKNGKKYYERKNKHNTVEFGEHILKDNYSWWKEVKMLDFLAQYGRHIRVQAMLSRDSVTSRLANQGSLGFNEFTYQILQAYDFFHLYKEHNVSIQVGGNDQWGNITAGLDLIGRLEPKSKELPAFAVTTPLLSTANGEKFGKSAGNAVFIDPEINTPFEIFQFFYNTEDADIARFLQIFTLLPRGKIQSIVADHLRSPHLRKGQNILAKEVTELLHGVDASNEAEEVSNVLFGKLKRHEKLDASRLIELCSKARILQHANKSENLIDLLARLTNDSKSAAKRKISQGSIYLHSDQIKVSESLTNWDPYLIDNKVLLMKIGKQKTFVIEMK